A window of Acidobacteriota bacterium contains these coding sequences:
- a CDS encoding ABC transporter substrate-binding protein: MVRDLLGQAYGAMKHDRRRATLTMLGMAWGIATVVLLLAYGSGFGRAVDAIFANWGAKIIGVWPNRTSLQAGGTKAGSKIRFKIEDVEYIQSTVPLIKHVSPSAWKQDAVQYENRTFTFPVNGYYANIQKILNFPIDYGRFFDDHDNEIRARVAVIGSEAKNKLFSGRYPIGEKIRLDGMSFEVIGVLTAKMQEGGNDDANRQILIPFNTMGEMKDLQYIDGIWMDYDTFAYTGVEEGVRAALAHLHGYNVKDRRAVFLYNAMKQVTQFEIIKLGLKVLLAFIGALTLGIGGIGLMNIMLVSVSQRTKEIGVEKALGARKGHILFQFLAEALTITFAGGLLGIILAYAISIAAGRITFYSAIAKNAEAADIRLIIDPSTLIISTVILTIVGIVSGMLPAIKAANLDPIEALRYE, translated from the coding sequence ATGGTTCGCGATCTCCTCGGACAAGCCTACGGCGCCATGAAACACGACCGTCGTCGCGCAACCCTTACCATGTTGGGAATGGCGTGGGGCATCGCCACCGTGGTGCTGTTGCTGGCCTATGGCTCCGGTTTCGGACGCGCGGTTGACGCCATCTTTGCCAATTGGGGAGCGAAGATCATCGGAGTCTGGCCGAACCGCACATCGCTTCAGGCGGGTGGGACGAAAGCGGGATCGAAGATCCGCTTCAAGATCGAAGACGTTGAGTACATCCAAAGCACCGTTCCGCTGATCAAGCACGTGAGTCCTTCCGCGTGGAAGCAGGATGCCGTGCAGTACGAGAATCGCACGTTCACTTTCCCCGTGAACGGCTACTACGCGAACATCCAGAAGATTCTCAATTTCCCCATTGATTACGGGCGCTTCTTCGACGATCACGATAACGAAATCCGCGCGCGCGTGGCAGTGATCGGCTCAGAGGCAAAGAACAAACTGTTTTCCGGACGCTACCCAATCGGGGAAAAGATACGCCTCGATGGCATGAGCTTCGAAGTGATCGGTGTGCTTACGGCCAAGATGCAGGAAGGCGGCAACGATGACGCCAACCGTCAGATCCTGATTCCGTTCAATACCATGGGCGAGATGAAGGACTTGCAATACATAGACGGCATCTGGATGGATTACGACACCTTTGCCTATACCGGCGTGGAGGAGGGAGTCCGTGCAGCGCTCGCACACCTTCATGGCTACAACGTGAAGGACCGTCGCGCCGTTTTCCTCTACAACGCGATGAAGCAGGTGACACAGTTCGAGATCATTAAGCTCGGACTGAAAGTACTGCTCGCCTTTATCGGTGCCCTCACCCTAGGCATCGGCGGTATTGGTCTGATGAACATCATGCTGGTTTCCGTCTCACAGCGCACGAAGGAAATTGGTGTGGAAAAGGCCTTGGGCGCACGAAAAGGCCACATTCTGTTCCAATTTTTAGCCGAAGCTCTCACCATTACGTTCGCCGGCGGACTTCTGGGAATCATCCTGGCGTATGCAATCTCAATCGCAGCGGGGCGAATTACGTTCTACAGCGCCATCGCGAAGAATGCTGAAGCAGCTGACATCCGCTTGATCATCGATCCCTCAACTCTGATCATCTCAACGGTGATTCTGACCATAGTTGGCATCGTGAGCGGCATGCTCCCAGCGATCAAAGCAGCCAACCTCGATCCAATCGAAGCTCTGAGATACGAGTAG